The stretch of DNA TTCAAAACCACAAGAACACAGTTCGGTCATCACAGTGAAATTGTGCATACATTTTCATCGATCTAGCTACCACAACTACATATTCTGTGCATGCATTCGCTATTCTCAGTATCTAAAATATATACAAACATGCGGCAAAACCAAAGGTAGGCAATGGCTTCAGCGCGGCAATGCCGCGTGTTGTTTCTAGTGATATCGAATTTTGACGCCAACGGTGTGATCTTTTGCTTTGTTTGGTTCGTCAGCAATCAGCTGTATCGTTCGCTGATCAGTGTGGATTCACACACGAGAATCGACCGAACCTTACACGCACAAACGATCGAGTATCTTATCTTGCATTGCAGCCATGAGATCCGGCAGCTACAGACACCGGCGACGACCCGTGCTCCGCCTGTAACTAGCTCCACACGGATCCCAACTCTTCTAGACTCGGAGCCTGCGTCGATGCGTCGTCTTAGCTATACATAGTGGTGGTAAAGGGCCTaagattttgaactagaaaggaccctaaaagggccgggctctaatcttatataattttgaactaaataatttaagggtcttgttgggctgtgaagaggcaactagggccatggcccattaccacccctggCTATACACCGCCACCGGCGCTGAAGGCGTTGTGTACGGTTGTTACATGACATCGACGCCGAGTTGTGTGGTGTGCCTGCCCAACCCCGACAGGGAGGTCTATTCATCGCATATGCGAAAAATTGAAGTCACATTGCACATGCACTGTGCTTCTTCTCcgacgagctccggcggcggatccggcacAGCGGAGATGGTTCCGGTGGCGGAAGAGGCGAAGGCTGGTGGAGGCAGCGAGGGagtcgacggaggcggcgggggagaCGGGGTGGGGGGGtcttcgccggcgagctccggcggcccaGCGGCGGCTCTGGCACGGCGGAGACGGTTCCGGTGGAGGGAGAGGCGACGGAGGCGGGCGGAgacggagggggggggggggcgaaagCTTCaggagaggcggcggaggcggcgggagaGACGGGGGGGGGCACAGGTTCTGCAATTGGAGGTTATTTATCGGCCTTTTCTACACTTACTGTTACTTATCGGCTGGGCTGGCTGTACATATGGCCACGACAAGCCATTGGGAGGTTTCCATGTTTGGGCGTACTGGGCACGTACGTCTGAACGAACGTCTTATCGGCAGATGCATGGCCGTACCTGTACACAAAGCACGTTCGTGTTCTACTGTTCTGTGTTCATCCTCATCTTGCGTCCGTGTTCCGAGTTTCAGTTCAAGTTGATTCTGTGGAATCTGAATACAAGATACGTTTATTTACACAGCTTTCAAGCAATTTTCGACATAACTCGGAGAATAGAGATGTTTCTTTTAGTGCGATAGAGACCTCTTCTTGAAACGTATACTCCCCTCGTCTTAAATTATTAatcgttttattttttttatatttatagtttagaaaaaaaaattattgaagTTCAACGGCTAAAAAATGTAAACTTGACGCAATACCTGCTGACAGCGCTGCAGTGGAACTGCGAAAGAGAACCActcagagcatctccaagagctcttgtatttATGAATAGCTAAAATTCTGATATAACTATTATGTAAAACGAAATAGCTAGCGAAAAAGAGATGAAATCCAACAGTTTTTCCAAAATGCAAAAAGGAATGACTAGCACTTAGCGCTAGGCAAAGATGCCTAGCGGCACTCCCTGGATAGAAAACAAGGATAGAAGACGAGGTAGATAGAATTTTTGTTGGATGAGGACTTTTTGTCTtcgttttctttttaaaaaaactcaCCCAAGATGCaagaactcttggagatgctctcagGGACCCCAAGACATAAAAATCACGAGGTTTCTGCCAGTAAATTTCTAGCATTTTTTCAGCCGATTGAAcaataaaaagttaaaattcATGATTCGGAACTACTAAAAGTTAATTGACACATGAGGTTTCATGCAAGTTTCATCATACCGAAAAGAGTTTCAACTGATTACCGAGTTCAGACACGAAAACCTCAAGCATGATGACAGAGGGACAAGAAGCTAATTTTACAGGGACGTCATGTGCGCGATCAGCTTATCAATGGCCAGGCACGACGACCCGCCCTTGCCGATGCACTCCTCCGCCGCCTTCTTCAGCTCGCCGGCCCTCGCCCTCATCTCCGCGCCGTCCTTGCCGGTTATCAGCCGGCGGATCGCCGCCTCGACGGCGCCCCTCTCGAGCTCGCCGCCCACCTCGAAACCCACCCTCCACACGTGCTCCACGTACCTCGCGTTCCCCATCTGGTCGCCGAAGTAGGGGCAGCACAGCATCGGCACCCCCTCGCACACGCTCTCCGTCGTCGAGTTCCACCCGTTGTGCGTCCAGAAGCCGCCCACGGCGCGGTGGCGCAGCACCTCCTCCTGCGGCGCCCACGCCACCACCATCCCGCGCCCGCGCGTCGCGGCCTCGAACCCCTCGGGGAGCTCTTGCTCTTGGTGCGCCGACCCGCGGACCATGCCCGGCCGGACCACCCAGAGGAACGGCACGCCGCTGCCGGCGATGCCCCACGCCGTCTCCACCAGGTCCCGCGGGCTCATGCAGGCTAGGCTGCCGAAGCTCACGTAGAGCGctgacgccggcggccgcgcgtcCAGCCAGTCCAGGCAGCTCCGGTCCTGGCGCAGCAGGCTGCTATCGCCGGCCGGGGAGAACTTGTGGAGCGGGCCGATGTCGAACACCGGCACGGTGAGGTCCCGCCGGAGGCCCTCCAGCTCGCGCCGCTCGAGCGCGTCGAACGTGTTGAGTATGAGGCCCGAGGAGACCTTCACGGCCGTCACGGCGCGGGCCAGAAGCTCGCGCAAACTGCCGcggtcgtcgtcgccgagaaACACCAT from Panicum virgatum strain AP13 chromosome 9K, P.virgatum_v5, whole genome shotgun sequence encodes:
- the LOC120649240 gene encoding DIMBOA UDP-glucosyltransferase BX9-like isoform X2, translated to MTPPPAPAMAAESDAVHGGRRRHVLLFPLPYQGHINPMFRLAGLLHARGFSVTVFHTHFNAPDPARHPQYRFVPVPVPDGTSGPAPAAIEDVIAQILALGAACESGFRDRLAAVLEEYSRDAVACLIADAHLLPIFEVTAKLAVPTLALRTGSAACFACFLAYPMLFEKGYLPVKESQRDMPVSELTPYRVRDLMVFLGDDDRGSLRELLARAVTAVKVSSGLILNTFDALERRELEGLRRDLTVPVFDIGPLHKFSPAGDSSLLRQDRSCLDWLDARPPASALYVSFGSLACMSPRDLVETAWGIAGSGVPFLWVVRPGMVRGSAHQEQELPEGFEAATRGRGMVVAWAPQEEVLRHRAVGGFWTHNGWNSTTESVCEGVPMLCCPYFGDQMGNARYVEHVWRVGFEVGGELERGAVEAAIRRLITGKDGAEMRARAGELKKAAEECIGKGGSSCLAIDKLIAHMTSL
- the LOC120649240 gene encoding DIMBOA UDP-glucosyltransferase BX9-like isoform X1, with protein sequence MTPPPAPAMAAESDAVHGGRRRHVLLFPLPYQGHINPMFRLAGLLHARGFSVTVFHTHFNAPDPARHPQYRFVPVPVPDGTSGPAPAAIEDVIAQILALGAACESGFRDRLAAVLEEYSRDAVACLIADAHLLPIFEVTAKLAVPTLALRTGSAACFACFLAYPMLFEKGYLPVKGMSSDPASVRQSQRDMPVSELTPYRVRDLMVFLGDDDRGSLRELLARAVTAVKVSSGLILNTFDALERRELEGLRRDLTVPVFDIGPLHKFSPAGDSSLLRQDRSCLDWLDARPPASALYVSFGSLACMSPRDLVETAWGIAGSGVPFLWVVRPGMVRGSAHQEQELPEGFEAATRGRGMVVAWAPQEEVLRHRAVGGFWTHNGWNSTTESVCEGVPMLCCPYFGDQMGNARYVEHVWRVGFEVGGELERGAVEAAIRRLITGKDGAEMRARAGELKKAAEECIGKGGSSCLAIDKLIAHMTSL